Proteins from a genomic interval of Nostoc sp. KVJ3:
- a CDS encoding DEAD/DEAH box helicase, giving the protein MTTPNYNALLQSFWTPPRTPITENSNSNNHPTEPTDIAEFLGEDLLWQQTIPAKEPNLKNIPNDLPNKLIKALQSLGITQLYSHQLQALQAIRQGKSLILTSPTASGKTLSTYPAILEGCINQEHRALAFYGLRALALDQFHKISELLSTIPTQSRPILAMITGDVKSEKREQILKSEPHILGVTPELIHFQLKQAWKSAHWANFYQRLRYILIDEAHTFSGSYGANMSWLIRRIKLAVDHYGGDSKKLQFIFLSATCGNPKQLALKISGLKPTKLNPKPLIWIRKSGAASPSRQIIVTQPSYNLTGDTARIIQFLLNQGKSGIAFCNSRRSVRELTELLKSNQVAAFYSGITSERRVEVVDQLQSGTIKWIIATEALEAGIDLPELECCILRGWPRSKMAYQQRSGRAGRSQSGLTVLLPNAFNPIDCYVAEHPEMLVSPEAEEVFFNDEYPIFAAKHLMCAAAETGILQLHSTSSQIWSRIVTYSLLKKSGKI; this is encoded by the coding sequence ATGACCACGCCCAACTACAATGCCCTGCTACAAAGCTTTTGGACACCACCTCGTACACCCATTACAGAAAATTCCAACTCAAATAACCATCCTACTGAACCAACAGATATTGCTGAATTTCTAGGTGAAGATTTACTCTGGCAACAGACTATCCCTGCCAAAGAACCTAATCTGAAAAATATCCCTAATGACCTACCAAATAAATTAATTAAAGCACTTCAATCATTAGGAATCACCCAACTTTACTCTCATCAACTTCAAGCCTTACAAGCAATTAGACAAGGTAAAAGTTTAATCCTCACCTCTCCCACAGCCAGTGGCAAAACCCTCAGCACATACCCCGCAATTCTGGAAGGTTGTATAAATCAAGAACATCGAGCATTAGCATTTTATGGACTACGAGCATTAGCATTAGACCAGTTCCACAAAATCTCTGAACTACTCTCTACCATACCAACACAATCCAGACCTATACTGGCAATGATCACTGGAGATGTCAAATCAGAAAAACGAGAACAAATCCTCAAGAGTGAACCGCATATTTTAGGTGTCACACCAGAATTAATCCACTTTCAACTCAAGCAAGCCTGGAAATCCGCGCATTGGGCAAACTTTTATCAGCGATTACGCTACATACTGATTGACGAAGCTCACACCTTCTCAGGTAGCTATGGCGCAAATATGTCCTGGCTGATTCGTCGTATTAAACTAGCAGTAGATCATTACGGTGGCGACTCCAAGAAACTGCAATTTATCTTCCTGAGTGCCACTTGTGGTAATCCTAAACAACTGGCTCTGAAAATCTCCGGCTTAAAACCAACTAAACTCAACCCCAAACCCCTGATTTGGATTCGCAAAAGTGGAGCAGCTTCACCATCCAGACAAATAATTGTCACTCAGCCGAGTTACAATCTGACTGGTGATACCGCTCGGATAATTCAATTTTTACTCAATCAAGGTAAATCAGGTATCGCCTTTTGTAACTCCCGTCGCAGCGTGCGGGAACTAACAGAATTACTCAAATCAAACCAAGTAGCCGCATTCTACAGTGGCATAACTTCTGAGCGTCGGGTAGAAGTAGTTGACCAACTCCAGTCTGGCACGATCAAGTGGATTATTGCCACAGAAGCATTAGAAGCTGGAATTGACCTACCAGAATTAGAATGTTGCATTTTGCGTGGCTGGCCACGTTCCAAAATGGCATACCAGCAACGCAGTGGCCGCGCCGGACGTTCTCAGTCTGGACTGACAGTGCTGCTTCCTAATGCTTTCAATCCCATTGACTGCTATGTAGCAGAACATCCAGAAATGCTGGTATCGCCAGAAGCTGAGGAAGTATTCTTTAATGATGAATATCCCATCTTTGCTGCTAAACATTTGATGTGTGCAGCCGCAGAAACTGGTATTTTACAACTTCACTCAACTTCTAGTCAAATATGGTCAAGAATAGTCACTTATTCATTATTGAAGAAAAGTGGTAAGATTTAG